The Elusimicrobiota bacterium genome includes a region encoding these proteins:
- a CDS encoding response regulator transcription factor, with product MNSGRKILVVDDDPSIREILSIQLTRLGYQVTTASDGLEAVEAFKADAPDAILMDLMMPRLDGLASCQQIRAVEKKAGAKRTPVLFLTARDSTHDKTSAALSGGDEFVPKPVSIQELSERLEAALLKKGKP from the coding sequence ATGAACAGCGGCCGCAAGATCCTGGTCGTCGACGACGACCCCTCGATCCGAGAGATCCTCTCCATCCAGCTGACCCGGCTCGGCTACCAGGTCACCACGGCGAGCGACGGCCTCGAGGCCGTGGAGGCCTTCAAGGCCGACGCGCCCGACGCGATCCTCATGGACCTCATGATGCCGCGCCTGGACGGCCTCGCCTCGTGCCAGCAGATCCGCGCCGTCGAGAAGAAGGCCGGCGCCAAGCGCACCCCCGTCCTCTTCCTCACCGCCCGCGACTCGACGCACGACAAGACCAGCGCCGCCCTGTCCGGCGGCGATGAATTCGTGCCCAAGCCCGTCAGCATACAGGAGCTGAGCGAACGGCTCGAGGCCGCCCTCCTCAAAAAGGGCAAGCCGTGA
- a CDS encoding arylesterase, with protein MTRLLALSLLLLAACAKEPDAAAPAAGSGPVALFIGDSLTAGYGVEPEEAWPALVGEAWSRRGLSWRSRNAAVSGSTTAGALEAARWALTPDVKLVFVCIGGNDGLRGTPLAETNRNLNALMGELGRDGRTVVLSGMKIPPNYGRAYADGFAALFPALAKRHGVLFMPFLLEGVAAEPRYNQPDGIHPNPEGHKVVAASVLAFLDSKGLPR; from the coding sequence ATGACGCGACTCCTCGCCCTGTCCCTTCTTCTGCTCGCCGCGTGCGCGAAGGAGCCCGACGCCGCCGCTCCCGCCGCGGGAAGCGGCCCCGTCGCATTGTTCATCGGCGACTCCCTCACCGCGGGCTACGGCGTCGAGCCGGAGGAGGCGTGGCCCGCGCTCGTCGGCGAGGCCTGGTCCCGCCGCGGCCTGAGCTGGCGCTCGCGCAACGCGGCCGTGTCGGGCTCGACGACCGCGGGCGCGCTCGAGGCGGCGCGCTGGGCGCTGACGCCGGACGTCAAGCTCGTCTTCGTCTGCATCGGCGGCAACGACGGCCTGCGCGGCACGCCGCTCGCCGAGACGAACCGCAACTTGAACGCGCTGATGGGCGAGCTCGGACGCGACGGCCGGACGGTCGTCCTGTCCGGCATGAAGATCCCCCCGAACTACGGCCGCGCCTACGCCGACGGCTTCGCGGCGCTGTTCCCGGCTCTGGCGAAGAGGCACGGCGTGCTCTTCATGCCGTTCCTCCTCGAGGGCGTCGCCGCCGAGCCCCGCTACAATCAGCCCGACGGCATCCACCCGAACCCCGAGGGCCACAAGGTCGTCGCCGCCTCGGTGCTCGCCTTCCTCGACTCGAAGGGGCTTCCCCGATGA
- a CDS encoding amidinotransferase yields MSANLYRSIGDLKGFSLKNCPPMAEPSGVLMCPPDHFQVLAVKNPYMARHVGDVNIDKAKKQWEDLKAAFERAGCPVSVIPATPGLEDMVFAANSSLAGTRPDGEKVALISSMRHSSRRKETEAFAAWYEAHGYRVARTKPGGHETFEGSGDAVWHPGKRLIWGGHGFRTDPGMFEQVADAFKTPVIQLKLVNERFYHLDTCFCPLTPETVLIYPAAFDAASLELILKIFPIVVTSSEADAVSRLACNAAVWRSKTAIIQKGANAAAGHMRAMGLEVVEVDTSEFVKSGGSVYCMKQYLFG; encoded by the coding sequence ATGAGCGCCAACCTTTACCGAAGCATCGGGGACCTCAAGGGGTTCTCGCTGAAGAACTGCCCCCCGATGGCCGAGCCGTCGGGCGTGCTGATGTGCCCGCCGGACCACTTCCAGGTCCTCGCCGTGAAGAACCCGTACATGGCGCGTCACGTCGGAGACGTGAACATCGACAAGGCCAAGAAGCAGTGGGAGGACCTCAAGGCCGCCTTCGAGCGCGCGGGCTGCCCCGTGTCCGTCATCCCGGCCACCCCCGGCCTCGAGGACATGGTCTTCGCCGCGAACTCGTCGCTGGCGGGGACCCGCCCGGACGGCGAGAAGGTGGCGCTCATCTCCTCGATGAGGCATTCGTCCCGCCGCAAGGAGACGGAGGCTTTCGCGGCCTGGTACGAGGCGCACGGCTACCGCGTCGCGCGCACCAAGCCCGGCGGCCACGAGACCTTCGAGGGCTCCGGCGACGCGGTGTGGCATCCCGGCAAGCGGCTGATCTGGGGCGGCCACGGCTTCCGCACCGACCCCGGGATGTTCGAGCAGGTGGCCGACGCCTTCAAGACCCCCGTCATCCAGCTCAAGCTCGTCAACGAGCGCTTCTACCACCTCGACACCTGCTTCTGCCCGCTGACGCCGGAGACCGTGCTCATCTATCCCGCGGCCTTCGACGCGGCGAGCCTCGAGCTGATCCTCAAGATCTTCCCCATCGTCGTGACCTCCTCCGAGGCCGACGCCGTCTCCCGCCTGGCCTGCAACGCGGCGGTGTGGCGCTCGAAGACCGCGATCATCCAGAAGGGCGCCAACGCGGCCGCGGGCCACATGCGCGCGATGGGCCTGGAGGTCGTCGAGGTGGACACCTCGGAGTTCGTGAAGTCCGGCGGCAGCGTGTACTGCATGAAGCAGTACCTGTTCGGCTGA
- a CDS encoding DUF455 family protein, with the protein MDWTPFVVCAPEEYAPGARGMGGPEGLGDRLRTAAFAERQAFAAFLWAADTFADASDELRAAWRRIGAEEKVHLDLLLARMAELGVSVSERPVSDRLWRRLTTAKTAAEFAVMMREAEARGQAAEESFRRSLAQRDPVTAAIFGRIADDEAEHLAVADRLAQDPSFLKK; encoded by the coding sequence ATGGACTGGACGCCTTTCGTCGTCTGCGCCCCCGAGGAATACGCGCCCGGCGCGCGCGGCATGGGCGGGCCCGAAGGCCTCGGCGACCGCCTGCGCACCGCGGCCTTCGCCGAGCGCCAGGCCTTCGCGGCGTTCCTGTGGGCCGCGGACACCTTCGCGGACGCCTCCGACGAGCTGCGCGCGGCGTGGCGGCGCATCGGCGCGGAGGAGAAGGTCCATCTCGACCTCCTGCTCGCGCGCATGGCCGAGCTGGGCGTGAGCGTTTCGGAGCGCCCGGTGTCCGACCGCCTCTGGCGGCGCCTGACCACGGCCAAGACCGCCGCCGAGTTCGCGGTCATGATGCGCGAGGCCGAGGCCCGCGGCCAGGCCGCCGAGGAAAGCTTCCGCCGCTCGCTCGCCCAGCGCGATCCGGTCACCGCCGCCATCTTCGGCCGCATCGCCGACGACGAGGCCGAGCATCTCGCCGTGGCCGACCGTCTCGCGCAGGACCCCTCGTTTTTGAAAAAATAG
- a CDS encoding PAS domain S-box protein, producing the protein MGDPSAAAAPAPSSSELMAVRYQRLVLLNRMSIALFGDKPFAEGLTEACHAAMALMGAQSVAVHFADERGLPVLAYRHGDKRLSDDAARRAEEELLALAFVEKRIVTSAAGGRAWEAAPLLRLTADEALLTGGVVFGRVRAEALDAEREGGLVEIARHLRNARMIQQTLQNRKISAAIVDQSSEAIFVTDLEQRILTWNSGAAGLFQWRLDEVLGRHGAFLVPPDRADEIRRVIGEVLAEGRKNSVETECLRKDGTSVAVEGSFTLLRDDADAPFAIVRAYRDITKRKQVERMKAEFTALVSHELRTPLTAIRGFAETLRDFGDELEPEKRRHYLQIILDEATRLAHMVGDFLDIARLEGGGIEMELTDVKTAPLFDRIARLFKEHPSRPVFKLEVGPGAESLRGDEEQLYRLFVNLAGNALKYTPVEGTVTLKAETAGSDVELSVEDQGPGVSKEDQKRLFEKFYRAGDAVTRKTPGTGLGLAICKGIVESHSGTIRIESEPGRGARFIARLPKTGPAA; encoded by the coding sequence ATGGGCGATCCTTCCGCCGCCGCGGCGCCGGCCCCCTCCTCGAGCGAATTGATGGCCGTGCGCTACCAGCGCCTGGTCCTGCTCAATCGCATGTCCATCGCGCTGTTCGGCGACAAGCCGTTCGCCGAGGGCCTGACCGAGGCCTGCCACGCCGCGATGGCGCTGATGGGCGCGCAGTCGGTCGCCGTGCACTTCGCCGACGAGCGCGGCCTCCCCGTCCTCGCGTACCGCCACGGCGACAAGCGCCTCTCCGACGACGCCGCGCGCCGCGCGGAGGAGGAGCTGCTCGCGCTCGCCTTCGTCGAGAAGCGCATCGTGACGAGCGCCGCGGGCGGCCGCGCCTGGGAGGCCGCGCCGCTGCTGCGCCTGACCGCCGACGAGGCCCTCCTGACCGGCGGCGTCGTCTTCGGGCGCGTGCGGGCCGAGGCGCTCGACGCCGAGCGCGAGGGCGGCCTCGTCGAGATCGCGCGGCATCTGCGCAACGCGCGCATGATCCAGCAGACGCTCCAGAACCGGAAGATCTCCGCCGCGATCGTGGACCAGTCCTCCGAGGCGATCTTCGTGACCGATCTCGAGCAGAGGATCCTGACCTGGAACTCCGGGGCCGCCGGGCTCTTCCAGTGGCGCCTCGACGAGGTCCTCGGCCGCCACGGCGCCTTCCTCGTGCCGCCGGACCGCGCCGACGAGATCCGCCGCGTCATCGGGGAGGTCCTCGCCGAGGGCCGCAAGAACTCGGTCGAGACCGAGTGCCTGCGCAAGGACGGGACCTCCGTCGCGGTCGAAGGCTCGTTCACGCTCCTGAGGGACGACGCCGACGCGCCGTTCGCGATCGTCCGCGCCTACCGCGACATCACCAAGCGCAAGCAGGTCGAGCGCATGAAGGCGGAGTTCACCGCTTTGGTCAGCCACGAGCTGCGCACGCCGCTGACCGCCATCCGCGGCTTCGCCGAGACCCTGCGCGACTTCGGCGACGAGCTGGAGCCGGAGAAGCGGCGGCATTACCTGCAGATCATCCTCGACGAGGCCACGCGCCTGGCCCACATGGTCGGGGATTTCCTGGACATCGCCCGCCTCGAGGGCGGCGGCATCGAGATGGAGCTCACGGACGTGAAGACGGCGCCGCTCTTCGACCGGATCGCCCGCCTCTTCAAGGAGCATCCGTCCCGGCCGGTCTTCAAGCTCGAGGTCGGCCCGGGCGCGGAGTCCCTGCGCGGCGACGAGGAGCAGCTGTACCGCCTGTTCGTCAACCTCGCCGGCAACGCGCTGAAGTACACGCCCGTCGAGGGGACCGTGACGCTGAAGGCGGAGACGGCCGGGTCCGACGTGGAGCTGAGCGTCGAGGACCAGGGGCCGGGAGTCTCCAAAGAGGACCAGAAACGCCTGTTCGAGAAGTTCTACCGGGCGGGAGACGCCGTCACGCGCAAGACCCCGGGCACGGGCCTCGGCCTCGCCATCTGCAAGGGCATCGTCGAGTCGCACTCCGGGACCATCCGCATCGAGAGCGAGCCGGGCCGGGGGGCCCGCTTCATCGCCCGCCTGCCGAAGACGGGCCCGGCCGCCTAG
- a CDS encoding FAD-dependent thymidylate synthase has translation MTDKTTLNTEPVKVLDKGFVRLVDFMGGDQGVVDAARVSYGGVSKGAEADKKLIAYLLKHSHMTPFEHAVFKFHVSAPIFVARQWFRHRFAAYNEVSFRYTEVKDYFYMPAKWRGQDKKNKQASNTAVELDQKTLHDMFAKQVDASLQTYKKMIEHGVAREMARMVLPVNLYTEFYWTVNARSLMNFVALRADAHAQLEIQAYGEALAAQFKTLMPWTYEAFLRDGWKGENPIIAAEKAALPALQTAAK, from the coding sequence ATGACCGACAAAACCACTCTCAACACCGAGCCGGTGAAGGTGCTCGACAAGGGCTTCGTGCGCCTGGTCGACTTCATGGGCGGCGACCAGGGCGTCGTCGACGCGGCGCGCGTCTCCTACGGCGGCGTCTCCAAAGGGGCCGAGGCGGATAAAAAACTCATCGCCTACCTCCTCAAGCACTCGCACATGACGCCGTTCGAGCACGCGGTGTTCAAGTTCCACGTCTCCGCCCCGATCTTCGTCGCGCGCCAGTGGTTCCGCCACCGCTTCGCCGCGTACAACGAGGTCTCCTTCCGGTACACCGAGGTGAAGGACTACTTCTACATGCCCGCGAAGTGGCGCGGCCAGGACAAGAAGAACAAGCAGGCGTCCAACACCGCCGTCGAGCTCGACCAGAAGACGCTCCACGACATGTTCGCCAAGCAGGTGGACGCCTCCCTCCAGACCTACAAGAAAATGATCGAGCACGGCGTCGCCCGCGAGATGGCCCGCATGGTCCTGCCCGTCAACCTCTACACCGAGTTCTACTGGACGGTCAACGCCCGCAGCCTGATGAACTTCGTGGCCCTGCGCGCCGACGCGCACGCCCAGCTCGAGATCCAGGCCTACGGCGAGGCGCTGGCCGCGCAGTTCAAGACCCTCATGCCCTGGACGTACGAGGCGTTCCTGCGCGACGGCTGGAAGGGAGAGAACCCCATCATCGCCGCCGAGAAGGCCGCCCTGCCGGCCCTTCAGACCGCCGCCAAGTAA
- a CDS encoding VCBS repeat-containing protein produces MIAIALASIFAFSPAVLAAAPAKGYVVKAEGPKIWLDLTAADGAAPGRGFQVYTEGEDIKHPVTGEQLGKAENKVAEGKIDEVAEKLSIGRLNDGAAVALAGQRARLSPIVAAPAAPPAPAAARRPGEAELRAPRTRGASLPFVVTAMAVADFDGSGKPQVVLSDEKAFRLYDYPAAVDKALAHGDIPGTGARILSLEAADLDKNGKAELFVSVFNEQFRRLETSVFALDAGKWTKAADLPYLVRSHQNAKGEKIVAAQQIQDDKTFPFGAVYPLAWQDGKYSQGRPALNPKRADWLYGFTYAQVDASGEPAALYLTSVNSLRAQFAKGHWRSAEGFGQSPIRVRWHEKLLEFHPPMLATYDDSGFDKLYIIRNLAMLGGLANPFGLFNGGELHAKTWTGVAFETAWKAELGGSSPGFALVEPEAGRKELVVAVAGTTGKSAVWTFDP; encoded by the coding sequence ATGATCGCCATCGCGCTCGCCTCGATATTCGCGTTTTCCCCCGCCGTTCTCGCCGCCGCCCCGGCCAAGGGCTACGTCGTGAAGGCCGAAGGACCGAAGATCTGGCTCGACCTGACGGCCGCCGACGGCGCCGCTCCGGGCCGGGGCTTCCAGGTCTACACCGAAGGCGAGGACATCAAGCATCCCGTCACCGGCGAGCAGCTGGGCAAGGCCGAGAACAAGGTCGCCGAGGGCAAGATCGACGAGGTCGCGGAGAAATTGTCCATCGGCCGTCTCAACGACGGCGCCGCCGTCGCGCTCGCCGGCCAGCGCGCGCGCCTGAGCCCCATCGTCGCCGCTCCCGCCGCTCCCCCGGCGCCCGCCGCCGCTCGCCGTCCCGGCGAGGCCGAGCTGCGCGCTCCCCGCACCCGCGGGGCGTCCCTGCCCTTCGTCGTCACGGCCATGGCCGTCGCCGATTTCGACGGCTCCGGCAAGCCTCAGGTCGTCCTGTCCGACGAGAAGGCCTTCCGCCTCTACGACTACCCCGCCGCCGTCGACAAGGCGCTCGCGCACGGCGACATCCCCGGGACCGGCGCGCGCATCCTGTCGCTGGAGGCGGCCGACCTCGACAAGAACGGCAAGGCGGAGCTCTTCGTGTCGGTCTTCAACGAGCAGTTCCGCCGGCTCGAGACCTCGGTCTTCGCCTTGGACGCGGGCAAGTGGACCAAGGCCGCGGACCTCCCGTATCTCGTCCGCTCGCACCAGAACGCCAAGGGCGAGAAGATCGTCGCCGCCCAGCAGATCCAGGACGACAAGACCTTCCCCTTCGGCGCGGTCTACCCCCTCGCCTGGCAGGACGGCAAGTACTCCCAGGGCCGCCCGGCCCTCAACCCGAAGCGCGCCGACTGGCTGTACGGCTTCACCTACGCCCAGGTCGACGCCTCGGGCGAGCCCGCCGCCCTGTACCTGACCAGCGTCAACAGCCTGCGCGCCCAGTTCGCCAAGGGCCACTGGCGCTCCGCCGAGGGCTTCGGCCAGAGCCCGATCCGCGTGCGCTGGCACGAGAAGCTGCTCGAGTTCCACCCCCCCATGCTCGCGACCTATGATGACTCGGGCTTCGACAAGCTCTACATCATCCGCAACCTCGCCATGCTCGGCGGGCTGGCCAACCCCTTCGGCCTGTTCAACGGCGGCGAGCTGCACGCCAAGACCTGGACCGGCGTGGCCTTCGAGACCGCGTGGAAGGCGGAGCTCGGCGGCTCGTCCCCCGGCTTCGCGCTCGTCGAGCCCGAGGCCGGACGCAAGGAGCTCGTCGTCGCCGTCGCGGGCACGACCGGCAAGTCCGCGGTCTGGACCTTCGACCCTTAG
- a CDS encoding rRNA methyltransferase: protein MTLHLCQAGYEAFLIKELGGAVERSGPGWVLGPDGAGELCFAHLSLKAPVTVEGKSLNALAGAMADFFTTSTKDERFEGPWPFCVESAGDPGLSRRAKTAAEEAFARVKGRMSRVAKLAVQGRPAAGPARGFFAYLPTFDQAFVSRDAVAGGQKRMADDPQAPSRSYLKVEEAYGLLGREPQAGETVVDLGAAPGGWSYSAAKRGALVVAVDNGPLKGGGLHAGITHKAEDAFKYAPPGAVDWLFCDMVEDPDRIADLLGRWLDEGWCRRFVVNLKFGRHDPLRVLSRAEELRPGCSLLRVRHLFHDREELTLVGERAA, encoded by the coding sequence ATGACGCTCCACCTGTGCCAGGCCGGCTACGAGGCCTTCCTCATCAAGGAGCTCGGCGGCGCCGTGGAGAGGTCCGGCCCCGGCTGGGTGCTCGGCCCGGACGGCGCCGGAGAGCTGTGCTTCGCGCATCTCTCGCTCAAGGCCCCCGTGACGGTCGAGGGAAAGTCCCTCAACGCCTTGGCCGGCGCCATGGCCGATTTCTTCACGACGTCCACGAAGGACGAGCGCTTCGAGGGGCCGTGGCCTTTCTGCGTCGAGTCCGCGGGCGATCCCGGGCTCTCTCGCCGCGCCAAGACCGCCGCCGAGGAGGCCTTCGCCCGCGTCAAGGGCCGCATGTCGCGAGTGGCCAAGCTCGCGGTCCAGGGGCGCCCTGCCGCCGGCCCCGCGCGCGGCTTTTTCGCCTACCTGCCGACCTTCGACCAGGCCTTCGTTTCCCGGGACGCCGTCGCCGGGGGCCAGAAGCGCATGGCCGACGATCCCCAGGCGCCGTCGCGCTCGTACCTGAAGGTCGAGGAGGCCTACGGCCTGCTCGGCCGCGAGCCGCAGGCGGGCGAGACCGTCGTCGACCTGGGCGCGGCCCCCGGCGGCTGGAGCTACAGCGCGGCCAAGCGCGGCGCCCTCGTCGTCGCCGTGGACAACGGCCCGCTCAAGGGCGGCGGGCTCCACGCGGGCATCACGCACAAGGCGGAGGACGCCTTTAAATACGCGCCGCCCGGGGCCGTCGACTGGCTGTTCTGCGATATGGTCGAGGACCCGGACCGGATCGCGGACCTGCTCGGCCGGTGGCTCGACGAGGGCTGGTGCCGGCGCTTCGTCGTCAACCTGAAGTTCGGCCGCCACGACCCGCTGCGCGTCCTGAGCCGCGCGGAGGAGCTTCGCCCCGGGTGCTCGCTGCTGCGGGTCCGCCACCTGTTCCACGACCGCGAGGAGCTGACCCTCGTGGGAGAGCGGGCCGCTTGA
- a CDS encoding tRNA (uridine(34)/cytosine(34)/5-carboxymethylaminomethyluridine(34)-2'-O)-methyltransferase TrmL — MPRYEVVLVRPDIAGNTGQIGRSCMALGCRLHLVHPLGYKITDANLKRAGLDYWPNLDLRQHDSVKEWLASVEPAREVWLLSTKAEKDWDPSEVSAGATLVFGSETGGLPDEVHARWPGRERKIPIDPRARSLNLSACVAMTLGSLILRRR; from the coding sequence GTGCCGCGGTACGAAGTCGTGCTGGTGCGTCCCGACATCGCCGGCAACACCGGCCAGATCGGGCGCTCCTGCATGGCGCTCGGCTGCCGCCTGCACCTCGTCCACCCGCTCGGCTACAAGATCACCGACGCGAACCTCAAGCGCGCGGGCCTCGACTACTGGCCGAACCTCGACCTCAGGCAGCACGACAGCGTGAAGGAGTGGCTCGCGAGCGTCGAGCCCGCGCGCGAGGTGTGGCTCTTGTCCACCAAGGCGGAGAAGGACTGGGACCCGTCCGAGGTCTCCGCGGGCGCCACGCTCGTCTTCGGCTCCGAGACCGGCGGCCTGCCCGACGAGGTCCACGCGCGCTGGCCCGGACGCGAGCGTAAGATCCCGATCGATCCGCGGGCGCGAAGCTTGAACCTGTCCGCGTGCGTGGCGATGACGCTGGGCAGCCTGATTCTCCGGAGGCGTTAG
- a CDS encoding ABC transporter ATP-binding protein, with the protein MSAPILELSGIAKDFVSGDESLRVLDGVELAIRPGETLAVTGPSGSGKSTLLGIMAGLERPTFGAVRRDGEDASSWDEDRLAGWRRSRLGFVFQSFRLVPTLTALENASMPLELLGAAPAEAEARAASLLQALGLDARLRHRPSALSGGEQQRVALARAYAHGPALILADEPTGSLDRATAEKVLAALLDLNARSKTALAVVTHDPTVAAALGRSVRLERGRIVP; encoded by the coding sequence ATGAGCGCGCCGATCCTGGAGCTGTCGGGCATCGCGAAGGACTTCGTCTCGGGAGACGAATCGCTGCGCGTGCTCGACGGCGTGGAGCTCGCGATCCGCCCCGGCGAGACGCTCGCCGTGACCGGCCCCAGCGGCTCGGGCAAGTCCACCTTGCTCGGGATCATGGCGGGGCTCGAGCGGCCGACCTTCGGCGCCGTCCGCCGCGACGGCGAGGACGCCTCGTCCTGGGACGAGGACCGCCTCGCCGGCTGGCGGCGCAGCCGCCTCGGCTTCGTGTTCCAGAGCTTCCGCCTCGTGCCCACCTTGACCGCCCTCGAGAACGCGTCGATGCCGCTCGAGCTCCTCGGCGCCGCGCCCGCCGAGGCCGAGGCGCGGGCGGCGTCCCTGCTTCAGGCGCTCGGGCTCGACGCCCGGCTCCGGCACCGCCCCTCCGCGCTGTCCGGCGGCGAGCAGCAGCGCGTAGCCCTCGCGCGGGCCTACGCGCACGGCCCCGCCTTGATCCTGGCCGACGAGCCGACGGGCAGCCTCGACCGCGCCACCGCGGAGAAGGTCCTGGCGGCCCTGCTCGACCTCAACGCGCGCTCGAAGACCGCGCTCGCGGTCGTCACGCACGATCCGACGGTGGCGGCCGCCCTCGGGCGCTCGGTGCGCCTGGAGCGGGGCCGGATCGTCCCTTGA